The Raphanus sativus cultivar WK10039 chromosome 6, ASM80110v3, whole genome shotgun sequence sequence AGTAGGTTAAAAGCTGCGAGGCCATCTCCAATAGAGGTTCTTGATCGCGTCAAGATGAACCATACGAAGGAAACGCCACGGTCCACCATTAAAAGCGTTCTACAGGTCTCGAATACAGAGCTTAAATTCAGCAGAGATAATCTGAGGAGAGTGGAAGAGAAGCTCAGACGCGCTTTCGTCGAGTTCTACCAGAAGCTTAGGCTGCTCAAGAGCTACAGCTTCTTGAATGTGTTGGCGTTTTCGAAGATATTGAAGAAGTACGATAAGGTAAGAGATTGAGATTtttagtttagggtttactgaAACGTGTTGACTAAGTtactcttttaacagataactTCGAGGCATGCTACACAGTCTTACATGAAGATGGTTGATAACTCTCACTTTGGAAGCTCTGATGATGTAAATAGACTCATAGAGCGTGTTGAAGCTACCTTCATAAAGCATTTCACCAATGCCAACAGAACAAAGGGAATGAACATCTTGAGACCTAAACCTAAAAGAGAGAGACATCGTATTACATTCTCCACAGGTGCAATGATTTTTCATTATACTTTCCTCTTTCAGTCTTTCAGGTTTCTTTGCGTGTGGAGGAAGTTTCTAATTTTGGAAAGTATACCTTTTCAGGCTTCTTGGGTGGATGTGTGTTTTCTCTAGTAGTGGCTCTATTCGCCATCATACGCACCCGGAACATTCTGCAAGAAGAAGGCCAAAAACAGTACATGGACATCATGTTCCCTCTTTACAGGTAAAACCTAATTTGCTTCTATTTTTATACTGACCATTTGCTTGTCTTTTacactttctttcttcttcttgttgcagCTTGTTTGGGTTCATTGTGCTACACATACTAATGTATGCTGGTAACATTTACTATTGGAGGCGGTATCGAGTGAACTACTCTTTCATATTTGGGTTCAAGCAAGGATCTGAGCTTGGCTATAGACAAGTTCTACTTGTTGGTTTCAGCATTGGAGTTTTGGCTCTTCTTTGTGTTATTGCCAATCTTGACATGGAGGTTGACCCTGAAACTCAAGAATACACACTATTCACCGAGCTTCTTCCCCTTCTCCTGCTCATTGTAAGTCCCTAAAATCCAATAAACTCAGTTACATGAAGGGTAATGTTTTGTGGTGTAGGTTATGTTTATAGTTCTAGTCTTACCATTCAACTTCTTCTACCGCTCGAGTCGCCTGTTCTTCCTCACATGCCTCTTTCACTGCCTTGCTGCTCCACTTTACAAGGTAACATTACCTGACTTCTTGTTGGGAGATCAGTTAACTAGCCAGGTGCAAGCTCTTAGAAGCGTCCAGTTTTACATATGTCACTACGGCTGGGGAGATTTCAGACATAGAACAAACACATGCACAGACTCAGATGCCTTCAATGCTTTCTTATTCATTGTTGCTGCCTTCCCTTATGTATGTCGTCTCCTTCAGGTACAAAACACTCTTCAGAACCCTGTCTTTTCTTCTCATTCACATGTGCTTATAAACCGCGATACTTGTGCAGTGCTTGAGACGGCTATTTGAAGAGAACAACGCAGAACAAGGATACAATGGTCTCAAGTACTTCTTGACTATAATGGCGGTCTGCTTGAGGACAGCTTACAGTGTTGTCGACGAGGAACATAAGTTTGTCTGGAGAATGTTAGCTGGGGTTGTCTCAGCTATTGCTGCCATTTTCTGTACTTACTGGGACTTGGTGTTAGATTGGGGTCTTCTGAACAGGACTTCTAAGAACCGTTGGCTCAGAGACAAACTCCTTATCCCGCAGAAGAAAGTATACTTCATCGCAATGGTGAGCAACTAAATAAGCATTCATCATTTTGAATCTATCATAATAGCAAAACTGATTCCTAActcttgagaaaaaaaaaacttgtgcaGATATTGAACATCTTGCTTAGATTTGCGTGGCTGCAGACGGTGCTGGATTTCAACTTCTCATTTATGCACAGGAACACTATGGTTGCAGTTGTAGCCAGTTTAGAGATTATCCGACGTGGGATATGGAACTTTTTCAGGTTAGAGAACGAGCATTTGAACAATGTGGGGAAGTATAGAGCATTCAAGACGGTTCCATTACCGTTTAACTATGACGAGGATGACGACAAAGACAACTAGTTAGTTCCATCTCCTTGTCTTAGATTATGTAAAGGCAGATTTCAGTTTTGAGTTCTCTACTAATAATAACACATGTTTTTTTGAGGGGAAGAAGGTAGATAATCTGCTAAGCAATATATTCTGTATTTCCCGTTTTGAGTTCTCTAATATAACAAGTTTCTCTTTTAAAATGAGAGGAGAAAAAAGATGGATTGCTGATGTGTACCTTTTGAGTATGACAGACTTAACCTTGTGACAAGTGATTGGTCTACATTAGATAAATAACAAGAATCTTTATTACCAAAGTCTACATGTAGCTCAAGGTCTTGGAGGGTTTATAAGCCTTAGTTACTTTATAAACATGATAACCAACCGTACAGCTCCTGATCCTCGGGCTATGTC is a genomic window containing:
- the LOC108813548 gene encoding phosphate transporter PHO1 homolog 5 codes for the protein MKFGKEFSSQMVPEWHETYMDYNYLKTLLKDIINFKHKKNPHHGHGHHPHRKFTLYRTFSGLLSKSRLKRHHHGHVHGHGGGHFSDSDDDIEEGLKSAPILVHSASHGYETTFLMTAEEGGEYEMVFFRRLDDEFNKVERFYKEKVEEVMKEAVMLNKQMDALIAFRVKVEHPDGWPWEERTVEMTQLASDVENFAAAVAASTPAGARSMKLGGQAHMEAIQEGGSSKAGKSDEEDDEDDVEKEEEDKVVSDSVAGDISRLKAARPSPIEVLDRVKMNHTKETPRSTIKSVLQVSNTELKFSRDNLRRVEEKLRRAFVEFYQKLRLLKSYSFLNVLAFSKILKKYDKITSRHATQSYMKMVDNSHFGSSDDVNRLIERVEATFIKHFTNANRTKGMNILRPKPKRERHRITFSTGFLGGCVFSLVVALFAIIRTRNILQEEGQKQYMDIMFPLYSLFGFIVLHILMYAGNIYYWRRYRVNYSFIFGFKQGSELGYRQVLLVGFSIGVLALLCVIANLDMEVDPETQEYTLFTELLPLLLLIVMFIVLVLPFNFFYRSSRLFFLTCLFHCLAAPLYKVTLPDFLLGDQLTSQVQALRSVQFYICHYGWGDFRHRTNTCTDSDAFNAFLFIVAAFPYVCRLLQCLRRLFEENNAEQGYNGLKYFLTIMAVCLRTAYSVVDEEHKFVWRMLAGVVSAIAAIFCTYWDLVLDWGLLNRTSKNRWLRDKLLIPQKKVYFIAMILNILLRFAWLQTVLDFNFSFMHRNTMVAVVASLEIIRRGIWNFFRLENEHLNNVGKYRAFKTVPLPFNYDEDDDKDN